In Pleomorphomonas sp. T1.2MG-36, the genomic stretch GGTTGAGCTTCAGCTTCTTGCGGATGCGGCGCAGCTCCTCGCCGGCCGCCCGGCGGGCCGCCAGCACAAGGGCATCGCCGGCCGCCGCGTAGCGCTCGGCGCTTTCCGCGTCATATTCGGTCTCGCCGCATGCAGGGCAACGGAAGCCTGACAGGCCTTCGACCTCGGCCGTGGCGCCGCGATAGTCGACCCGGTGCGTCTCGCCCGAGAAAGGCGCCATCTCCGCGCCGGCATCGCAGCTCATGCAAATTCGGCTCATGGCTCCAACTCCTTGAACTGAATGACCGGAGCGCCATCGGCCCTGAGCGTCAGCTTGACGTAGGCTTTCCCGGCAGCGGTGTCGACGTGGTAGACGTCTTGCCAGATGGCGCTGTCCGCATAGGTGGTCATCGACTTGTAGAGGCAGTGTGGCGTAAGCCGACATACCGCCTCGATCATTTCGGAAAGCGTGAGAAGGCAGCTGCCCGTCGTTGCCGAACGAGGACGAGGATGGCCGACAGGTCGTAATGGGCTGTCCGCTTTTCCATGGGCAGATATTACCCTTGTAGGGTAAATCTTCAAGGGCTGGTTCTACAAGGTTGACGCCGTGCTTCCGCTGGCGACCGGGGGAGGCCGACGGATGTCCACGACGCTTTCCCGAGCGGGATATTTGGCCTGCCGGATGCCTGGCAATCTCCAGTTTATTCCCGCTCGGGAAATCAGGCTCGCCGCGTGTGGCTCCAAGTCCGCACGCACTGCTCCGGGCGATGTCCGTTTCTTCGTTCCGGCCGCCTGCGCAGCCCAACGAAACGCACCTCACGGTCGTCAGCATGGAACCGGCAGGGCCTCTCCGGAATTTGGTTAGGGTGGATCGATATTTCTCGCGGGGGACAGTCTCTCCGCGTCCCTCAAGCCACGGAGGTCGCACATGACACTCGGCACAATCCTGATCATCGTCCTCATTGTCATTCTGCTCGGCGCCCTGCCGACCTGGCCCTACTCCTCGCGCTGGGGTTACGGCCCCTCCGGTGGCCTCGGCCTGATCCTGCTGATCCTCGTGATCCTGATGCTGATGGGACGAATCTAGCGTCTCGGAGTCCGTCACTTGACGGCTGGAACGAATACGCCGCCGCGATGGAGAGATCCGTCGCGGCGGTTTCTCGTTGATGCCCCGCGCCCTACGGGTCGCCGTCGTGGTTCACTCGGGCAGCAGGCTGCGCAAGTCTCTCCGACCATCAACCACGCGGACGATCTCTACGGTTTCAATGGGGCCATCGTCCGTGTCCGGTTCGGTTTCGTAGAGCAGCACAAAGGGGCTTTCGACGAGCATGCGGGCCGCCGGATGGATGTCTGGGCGCCTTGCGCCGAGGCGTGGCTGATCGACCAGGAGCTGCGCCTTATGCTCCATTCGCGCCAGATAGCGATCGGCTGCCGCTGGCTGTTCCGCGCCGATCGTCAGGTAATTGTCGATGAGATCGGCTCTAGCTTGGGGCGTCCAGGTGAGTCTAGCCGCCATGACGCGAGGCGCTCTTGAGCTTGGCGCGCGCCTCTTTCCTCAGCTCGCCGAAATCGAGCGGTGCCGCCGGGCCGCTGGCCTTGCCCTCATCCCACAGCGCCTTGAGGCGACGGATTTCCTCGGAGCGGGCCAACCACTTGGCTTCCCAGTCGCGCATGGCCTCGCGGACGATCTCGCTGGTGGTGGCATAGGCACCGGTGCCGACGGCTTCGCGCATCATCGCGGCCTGCTGGGCGGTCAGGGCGAGGCTCATTTTCACGACGTTGGGCATTGTCGCCTCCTGCTCGTTGGTAGGAAAGTTTACTACCACCATCGCATCCTGCCAAGATGATCGATCGCGGGCGGGTGGAGTTGAGACCTATATCCACCTTCCGCTTCATTCTGCCCGAGGTCCTGCGCCCGCGCGCAGGATGACAGAATTATATAAATAAAACAGATAGATATGTTGTCTTCCTGCGCGAAGGCCGCTTGAATTCGCGCGCGAATTCAAAGTGGACCTCGGGCCGAAAGGGGCGAGCGACGCCTATCGGACGCCGTCGGTCCGCCGCCGCGCCGTCACCGCGCAAACCACCGCCTGCCTAGAGTGCGGCACGGTTTTCGAGGTGGTCCATGGCATCGACGGTTTCCATTTGCAATCTGGCCCTTGGCCATCTCGGCGCCGACAAGATCGACGCGCTTTCCGAGGCGAGCAGCGAGGCGCGGGCGTGTAATCGCTTCTATGGGCAGACGCTGGACGCGCTGCTGGCGGCCGGTCCGCCCTGGCGGTTCGCCCGCCATGCGACGGTGCTGGCCGAGGTGACCGGCACGGCGGCTGACGCGGGCAGTCTCGGCCGCTGGGCGCATGCCTATGCGCTGCCGGTGGACCTGATGCGGGTGCGGGCGCTGCGGCCGTCGGACGGGCCGCTCTCGGCCGATGGCTCGTACCCTTACGAACTCTCCGGCGACCGGCTCCATGCCGACGTGGCGCCGGCCGTGCTCCACTACATCCGCCGGGTCGACGACCCCTCG encodes the following:
- a CDS encoding type II toxin-antitoxin system RelE/ParE family toxin, with protein sequence MAARLTWTPQARADLIDNYLTIGAEQPAAADRYLARMEHKAQLLVDQPRLGARRPDIHPAARMLVESPFVLLYETEPDTDDGPIETVEIVRVVDGRRDLRSLLPE
- a CDS encoding ribbon-helix-helix domain-containing protein, with translation MPNVVKMSLALTAQQAAMMREAVGTGAYATTSEIVREAMRDWEAKWLARSEEIRRLKALWDEGKASGPAAPLDFGELRKEARAKLKSASRHGG
- a CDS encoding type II toxin-antitoxin system MqsA family antitoxin, translating into MSRICMSCDAGAEMAPFSGETHRVDYRGATAEVEGLSGFRCPACGETEYDAESAERYAAAGDALVLAARRAAGEELRRIRKKLKLNQTEASQLTGGGHNAFSRYETGKVVPAPAVVNLFRLLDRHPEELERLKRA
- a CDS encoding type II toxin-antitoxin system MqsR family toxin — encoded protein: MIEAVCRLTPHCLYKSMTTYADSAIWQDVYHVDTAAGKAYVKLTLRADGAPVIQFKELEP
- a CDS encoding DUF3309 family protein; its protein translation is MTLGTILIIVLIVILLGALPTWPYSSRWGYGPSGGLGLILLILVILMLMGRI